Proteins from a genomic interval of Pseudoalteromonas sp. MEBiC 03607:
- the rpsG gene encoding 30S ribosomal protein S7, whose product MPRRRVIGQRKILPDPKFGSELLAKFVNVVMLDGKKSTAEKIVYGALDVAAEKSGKSHLEIFEAALENVRPQVEVKSRRVGGSTYQVPVEVRPVRRNALGMRWLVDAARKRGEKSMGLRLAQEIVDAADNKGTAVKKREDVHRMAEANKAFAHYRW is encoded by the coding sequence ATGCCTAGAAGACGCGTAATAGGTCAACGTAAAATTCTTCCAGATCCTAAGTTCGGATCGGAACTTCTTGCTAAATTCGTTAACGTAGTAATGTTAGACGGCAAGAAATCTACTGCTGAAAAAATCGTTTATGGTGCGTTAGACGTGGCTGCTGAGAAATCAGGCAAGTCGCACCTAGAAATCTTTGAAGCTGCACTTGAAAACGTTCGCCCACAGGTAGAGGTTAAATCTCGCCGTGTTGGTGGTTCAACGTACCAAGTACCAGTTGAAGTACGTCCAGTACGTCGCAACGCATTAGGTATGCGTTGGTTAGTAGACGCTGCACGTAAGCGTGGCGAAAAATCTATGGGCTTACGTTTAGCTCAAGAAATCGTTGACGCTGCTGACAACAAAGGCACTGCGGTTAAGAAACGTGAAGACGTTCACCGTATGGCTGAAGCGAATAAAGCATTCGCTCATTACCGTTGGTAA
- the rpsL gene encoding 30S ribosomal protein S12, which produces MATINQLVRKPRRSKVTKSNSAALKACPQKRGVCTRVYTTTPKKPNSALRKVARVRLTNGFEVTSYIGGEGHNLQEHSVILIRGGRVKDLPGVRFHTVRGALDCAGVSDRRQARSKYGAKRPKG; this is translated from the coding sequence ATGGCAACTATTAACCAGCTAGTGCGTAAGCCACGTCGTAGCAAGGTTACTAAAAGTAACTCAGCTGCGCTTAAAGCGTGTCCGCAAAAGCGTGGTGTATGTACTCGTGTATATACAACTACACCTAAGAAACCAAACTCTGCATTACGTAAAGTAGCGCGTGTTCGTTTAACAAACGGTTTCGAAGTAACATCTTACATCGGTGGTGAAGGCCACAACCTACAAGAGCACAGTGTAATCCTTATCCGTGGTGGTCGTGTTAAAGACTTACCAGGTGTGCGTTTCCACACTGTACGTGGTGCACTTGACTGTGCAGGCGTTAGCGACCGTCGTCAAGCTCGCTCTAAATACGGTGCTAAACGCCCTAAGGGCTAA